The Sabethes cyaneus chromosome 3, idSabCyanKW18_F2, whole genome shotgun sequence DNA window GTGTTTTATAGAAATTCGACAGGGCCTACTGTCCAATTTTGCCATATCCTGGGCAaggaaaaagtgccagaaggaggacagagttcgtgaagaactagaacaactatttcgggctaatgagacgcgcaagttctatgaaaaGGTGAATCAACCTATATATAACAGGGACGGAGTctttccccgaaaacccgagctgagaatcgcggctaacacgctgacagacgaacagtgtCAAGTGCAGTATCTTGTAAGTCGCaaaggcctgcatagtgtcgtcgtcccgctggtaaaaacaagttagattaaacttctaggtaggtggtttctacagtagacggaggaagaagcacaatttgtgtctataaataacccaacccaccagatggtggagtttgcagatacgtcgctaTCTTAAGGGGgctgtgcagtctccttttgcccagcgcctctatggttcaaaggtacatgagtACTAGCgaggcgggtgttgtgggttcgaatccagttataatctcagattatagcttggttcgacccatgcactttccagcattggacaaaaggtaggagtcaacgactacttgttaagcgtagctattaataacccctcccctcacctttccgcgtttcaaaaaatatgaatcAACCTGGTAAAAGATACACACTGACGTCGATTATTTACAAGGACGAAgagggaaacctggtcacaGATCTTTGATGGGCGATATAACAGCAGAAGACCTTGAGTTAACCTTGGAGTGCTTACAAACCATAACAGCATGCCGGCTATCGATTTTGAAACGATCCAGCGTGAagtcggtcagctgaagaataagtGAGCCATCGGAAAGGATCGTCTTCCGGCAGAACActacaaaaatggtaaaaaaaaccactagcaacggcactttactggataatttcaagtatttgggATGAGGAGACACAACTGGTGGAGTAGATGGAAGGCGTGGTTTGTCCCatcgtctatctccaatagtAACGGGATCAAACCCTCGAGAAATGTCGGGAACACAACGTGCCAACGcctcatattttcgtggatttcagggtagCATACGGTACAGTCCAGCGTCCAGCGCGTACGGCTATGGCGGATAATGCACGATCAAAGCTTCCTtgaaacgagtgatgtgcttcgtgCGTAATTCGGGGGCACTCTCTGATCGTGCAGAGGGCTGCAGCAAGGGAATGGATTGTCCTGCAAGCGATTTCACATCGCTATTGACGGGTTGATCTAGCGAACCTGCTTCGAAACGAGGGGAACAGCAAAGGTAGTCAACGTAGTCAACGtcaacggcggaggcaatctacgccagactaaaaacgagaattgggttacaaatcaatgcggcGAAGACCCAATTTATGGTAGGAAGACGCTGCAGCGAAAACAAggttcgcctcccacggacagtgacctttgacggcgatgaactggaagtggttcaGTTCATATATTTCATGGgatctggtcaccaccgacaataatatgggtaaggagattcaacgccGCAACGCATTTAAACTGAAAGTAGGCCCACTTTTCCCTCtacaagacgtttcgatcaaggagcacacTCCGCcgctaatcagaccagtagagttttgcttacggaagacagtgcacttgccgtatttgagtgAAAGGTGTTGCAAACTATTTTTGGCCGAGTGCAAACGGAACGCGGAGAGTGGCGCAGACGTATAAATTACAAGCTGCATGTACTACATACTTGGAACGGTTCCTATGGTACACCGGatgaaagttgggagattaaGGTGGGCTGGCTAGGACGCAACAATGCCGGATGACTGGTTAGAAAAATAGAGGGATCCAACGTGCAAgaaggctcgaccaggttgaagtcgacttgctTTTGTCGAGACGATTAACGGATTGGCGATGAGTAGTCCAAGACCGAATAAAGTTGGTATAAGTCAGTGAAAGTATGAAGAGATCTAACGGAGGGCTTACCGTAAAATTTCTTATCTAGAAAGAAGCAATTTTATCCAAGACGACAGCTCCGATGTCCTGAGGACTCTGTTGAGCGATGTCTTGAGGACGGTATGCGAACGATGGGTGATTCTCCAGGTAGCAAGTGCAATTGATGGTTTGTAGGCATTCTCCATATTCCGTCATCCATCTGCACTTCACCGTAGATGCGCAACCACCAACATTATGACTCGGCGAATTTTACACGACCGGAAAGTCTTTGGGGGAATTACCCTTAACATTTCGGCTTGTAAAACGTAGTTTTACGAATGCTTTTAAGTTTTTTGGAATACTTCCGTGCGTCTGATGAAATGTAGGAATGGCGTTTTGTCTTGGCGAGTTGAACAGCTGTAGCTGAAGTGTAACGTTTAAAGTAAAGTTTGAACGCTATTAGTCTTGGTGGATATTAGACAAGCCTATTAGCATGAAAATTCTGAGGCTGGTGCTTCAGAATTTCTGCGCTTTCTgtggtttttgaaaaattagctcaaatctaatttctcgttttcttttcctTTACAGTCCGGAGAGCCAAAACGACGGAAACTGGGTGGCCCGCCGGGGCAGCCGGCTGCTTCGGCCGTCAACGGTGGTGGTCAGCACCGGCTGAAGCTACCACCCGAACCCGGAAGCAATATCAAGCGTATAAAGCCAATCACGATCGctaccaatttgagcaaggaaTCCGACAATAACAATCGTCCCGCGGTGAACGAAAACTTTGCCTCCATCAGCTACTCGGACGAGTgggaaaaaaatctgcaaaagtATCAGCAAATCATAAGCGACCACGAACGATCACgccagctgcagcagcagcaacagcagcagtcaCAGCTCGCCAAAAAGAAATCGCCCCTTTCGTCGGTAGTCGAGGAAGAGGTTGGCGATCGCAAGACTGCTACGCCCGGAAGCAGTACTGCCGATTCGCACTCCACTAGTCGATCGGAGAAAAAGAAGGAACGGAAAAATGATCTGGAAAGGAATCCGATCGGAAAAGAGTTCGGTGAACTGTTGGATGCTTGTCGAAAGGCAGATTCGTCACCGGAAATGGAACTTCTGTTACAAAAGAAACTAATCAAGTACTACGAGTGCGTCCATCCGGATTTTATCAACTCGAAAAGCTTTAAGAAAACGCTGGCTGCTGTAACGGAGGAGGTTTTGGCTAGTCCGGAGCTGGTTTATCTAAAACTAGCGAGTATCGTGGAGGAGTTGAATATTCGTCGCAAATCGAGGAACTCGGTGATGACAAACGAAAACGTTACCAGCactggaaacgagaaaaaggaCAATCAGATTCGCCGGCTGAATCGAGCGTTATACATTCTGAAAAAACGCATCGCCAAGCTGGAGGAAATGGAAGTTGATTTCGACGAGGACATCAACTCTGCCTATATGATGGAGGAGCGCTACAAGAAGCGGGCATTCGAAATCTACGAAAAGATCTGTGATATTACGGGGGAAAGCAAACACGCACACCGGATCGTTCGGAAGCCAGTCCACTTCGATGGAACGCACTATCCGGAGTTTAACCGTACCATTCAGACGTTCGTTAACCGGACAAACACGTTTCCGGATTTTTTCGATGTGCTGAAGTGCTTGCAGCACTGCAACAGTCAGTACGGTTACCGTATGAAGCGGGATGAGATGACCAAAATCGCCCAGGATGCTTTCATCAAGATTGGCCGGTTGCTGCAGAAGCGCCGAAAGACGGATCTCTACGAAACGGTTTCGTACTACACGGGAGCGGAAAAGGATCCGGCAGTAGTGGACCGAAAGCTGCTGGAAAAGCTAGAGGATAATAAGAAGCATTACGGGAAGATTGGAGATATTATCGATAAGTAAGTATTCAACagaaaatctgtttttttttcaatggtcTAATGATGTTTAATGATTTTGCAGGTTTGCACGGGTGCAGGACCGTGATACGGACGATGAAGCCGATGCGGGTGGTGCTGCATCAAGCCATAATTCGAAACCGTCCAGCAGTAAAGCAGGAGGAATAGTACCGACTAAAGTGAAATCCGCCATAGTAACCAGTAGTTCAAAAGACAGTGGAAGCAGATCTACGTCGCCCCCTGCGAGCTGCCCCGGCACGAAAAGTACGAATTCGCCGAGTGAAAGCAGTGCTAGTCCAACCGCAGGTGACAAAGACGCAAACAATTCGAGCAGTGAGAATAAACCGGAagacgaaaaaatagatgcgGACAAAAGTCTCGAAATCGTTACACCTCCTGACGAGGTTGATGACGACGAAGACGATGAAGAGGATGAGGAAGAAGACGAGATGCTCATCAAGGAGAACGTTAAACCGGACACCTTCGATGACATCGAAATTTCCGACGACGAAGAACTGATTGTACCCACGTCTTAGCACCTGGCGTTGGGCAATTGTCTAAATCTGTAAATAGGCATCATCACTACAAAGATTCCGAAGGAATATATCGCGCTCCGAAACTAGTGATTTCATAGAGGACACTTTTAtcatgcattattttttccatacaaaaacacacacacgccTACTTCTCGTTTGTCATATTGTGGGTATTTCATTGTAGCGTAACTTTGGATAAGCAAATCGTTCACCCAAGCCAGATGGTTCGATCTCTAAAAGTTTACTATTGGTAATCCGTAATAGTTTCATATACGTGTGTCATTTTTACGATTTGTTTcgttcttttgttttcattttaaccAAACGTTAATCACTCGCTTTAACTATTATTGAAACCTCGGCagcaaaaataagacaaaatatTTTTGCTCTAAAAAAACTAGGGCAAAGCTAAGTTATTTGTAATCATCGTAAAACATACACACACTGTACATACAATGCAATccaataaaatattttgcaagAAAATACTGATGGAACTGAAAGATTTGAAGTGATGACAAAACGGTAGAATGGGACATGCTGGTCTAGTAGACCAATTTGTAGATCCTCAAGACTCGCTTAGAATCAAGCTAGAATTGAACATAGCGCTAGCCTACTGTGATAAACCAGCACAAAACAATAATGTCATCATTAGTTATGAAGCTAGAACACATCGAATTCAGTTTCAATAGTTAATTTTATTGGATTTCAAACAACTAAATTCAGTATTTAGTAGTTCCTGGAacgagaaaaacaaagaaaaatcaaattagTACATCTATTCGGTGACGACTCTACCCACCCACACAGGCAAAAGGTACTCACTTGGTCAGCAAACCGTCCTTCTTGGCAAGCCGGACGATGCAGTCGTCCGATTCACCCATACGGCGGATTTCGCCGCAGATGGCGTATACCTTGGAGGTTTCGAGCATGCGGCCGGTTTCCGGGTTCACATCGACAATGTTGATCTGAATCGAGGCATGGTCCTTAGCGTGAATGATTCGGTTGCTGGAAGAGCTGTTGCGAGTGTTGACGGGAGCGAAGGAAACAACAAAGTAAGGTTAGAATTGTAAACAATCATTGGGAAGGTTAAAATTAGGCGTCTTTTCATAAGATTCGATAAAAAATTTAGCACGTTTGATTTGTAACACAAACATATCTAGAAAGTGCGTTATTTTCAAAGCAAATTCAGCCTCCATTCGTAGAATACGCATCAACACGTGCTGAACTATTCGTGATATTAACATTCGACACTTACCACTTCCTTGGGCAGTACAAATCAACGAATTCTCCGGCgtcgttttccatctttttttaTTGCTAAAATGAAACAGGGAAAAGGGCGTGTTTTTAGCAGGAAATTTACCGAGTTTAACTAAAAATTAACATGTAAAATCATACTTTTAGCAGGGAGTAAACTTTTACAGAAACACTTCCACACAATGGCGAATCAGAAAGAACGGGATGACATTTGACGTTTTGACGATTCAGCGGTTTTCAGCTTTAGCTGACAGTTGAtactgcttgaaaatgtttgttCGGCAGCAATTTTCTTGTGTGTTTTCCTTTGCAGGTTTTTGTCCTGGCTGTTGTGATTGAAACACTGCAAATTTTTCGCGACTACGAAACTATACTCGACATGTGCcgaaaatacattaaaaatttactttacaaaacatcaatggATCTACAGCAGTTTTATCGTAATGggcattgaaacttatggtaaatttattgttaaagtgtttcaaatttaaagttttgttttttgaaataGAACTGGCCGTACttcatcacaaatttactgcttttgacgtagaacttcttaccgcagggtgtcaatccaaaatttggatttaaccgagcgtcacgaaagaatgaaagatttggaacgctaatagctctgtcaATTACGAAtgaattttcatggtttagataccgatcgactcataaaagatgttgtaagtagttttattagctttttggtTTTTCTAGTATTATCTTTTGCTTAGGGCGAaagagtataatcaatatatatagaatgccagtgtcgctggtgtttcatggatcttttggtggcaaacatgttgctggttcgtgtcttggatacgggaactacattgtcaaattgcccaatagaaaattttcctgccgacgaaatacctcaaaacgaccaaatcgggtgatttatcctacgtgatttacggaaaagcaggaggattttttattgagttgcctttttagtttgacaatcagattccggtttcgaatcgatcactcacacataagcgcatacagtgtaaatacgtaattttcaaatgtgtgatgtttaccacgagcactgcagcgacactggcattctatatatattgattctactggcgaaagtcataatttttttttcaaacgtccacaaaaaaaaaaggtttttgtaAGTTGTTTTGTTTGTGAGAAAAAAGACATGAATAATAAACATAAACGTATAACAATAAAACGGCCACAACTTTTCTAtctttcaatatatttttttaccaaatttgggattttcctcgaattttttttctattttcgtaATACCTACAGATCATGGAGAaatgctagcaaaggctctacactgggttatttcgaggatttgggaggaggaaaagctaccggaggaatggatggaaggagtggtttgtcccatctacaaaaagggtgatcggctagactgctgcaactattgtggtattacgctggtaaacgccgcctacaaggtactctcccagatcctgttacgccggctgtcaccgatagcacaaggtttcgtagggaattatcaggcgggtttatcaggagggctcgcgcaactacggaccaaatttttactatccgacagatcttgcagaaatgtcgggagtacaacgtgccgatcgagacaagctatggcagataatgcacgaatacggttttccggacaaactgacgcgactgatcagagctacattggatcgagtgatgtgtttcgtacacatctctgggacactctcgagtcccttcgagacgcgacgagggttgagacaaggtgacggtctatcctgcatgctgttcaacatcgctcttgagggggtgatccgacgagcgggcatcgaaacgagaggcacgattttaccaagggtagctaacttctaggctttgcatatgacttcgatatcattgccagcaactttgcgacggcggaggcaatctacgccagactgaaagcgaagtctaggagaattgatctaaaaataaatgcatcgaagaccaaataaatgaaaggaagaggctcaaaggaaacaaacgcgcgtctcccacggacggtaatcgttgacggcgacgaactagaagtggtagaggagttcgtgtatttgggaccGCTGGTaactgcggacaacaacactagtaaggagatccagcggcgcatacAAACaagaagtcgggcctactttgcccttcgcaaaacgttaCGATCAGGAGGCGtgcgccgccgcacgaagctaacaatgtacaaaactcttattagaccggtagttctttatggacttgaagccgtgacgctgctcacggaggacatacgcacccttgccgtgttcgagcggaaagtgctgcggacgatatttggcggaatacaaactgaaagcggagagtggcggaggcgtatgaatcacgagctacaggcactgcttggggagactctcatcgtacatctagcgaaagttagcagactacggtgggccggacacgtcggaaggatgccggatgacagtaCCACGAAAATaatcctcttcaacaactccaccggcaccaggaacaggaaagcccaacgtgcacgatggttcgaccaggtcgaaagcgatttgcaacttctgagacgactaggaaattggcgacgaatgtcccaagaccgagttgaatggaaacgagtgcttgaaacagcacgagccaccccggccctatgcggctgaagaagaagaaacagaTTATGGCAATATGGTAGATATGTTTCAAGATCTCGGAGTTATTTCGGTTTTCTCAGTGTCGctatatttcaaacaaatttcaaatatttggcaATATTAACTAAGAAAGTCATGTCGCGGTCCCGCAAGGAACACTGGGATGACTTCCAGACCATCTTGCTATGATTTGTAGATAAGATATTTTCaggaaaattcccaaatttggtgaaaaaatattgaaatattgaaTTTCTCGATGCAAAAAATGATGTTAAAGGGGTTAATGTAATTGAGGTCTTAGATATTTTTATCCGCTTCCCTTTGTCGGTTCATCATataattagtatcaaaataagtgaAAAATTCTATGCAACGgagacaaaaataaaataaaaatattggttttatgaaaaaaaaattgattaaggCCATCTTTCATAATCTGTACCCACAGTTGCGGAAAATTTGGTTCAAGTCTATGCTAACCGCACGGCGATGGCGACGCAGCTGCCAGCAATTGCCACCCACTCTGGCGAGCGCCATTTGATAGGCAATTGTCGTGCGTCACGATTGTTGACAGGGCGCTGCAGCTGCGGTGTGACTATACTTTCAGGCGAATTTTCCCCTTCGCTGTTCGTTGGTGCTGTGTTCTGTGTAAGGAACCCGTTGATCAGCTGCTACTCAAATAAACAACACGTTGAACGGTGTGACAGCCACAGCGCCCACAGAAACGTAAATCGTAAATAGTAAAGTCAGGGGTAGAGCAGGAAAGCTGCTGATAGTGGATATAAATAAAAGCGATACGAATCTTAGTTGCGAATTGAGATTCGAAGTTCTAAATTAATTGCGGTGCGGTGAAAATAGCTTCGTTGGAGCTGTATTTTTGCAACGATTGGGTGAGTAGGGTGATGCATTTCAAGCATTCTTTCATTGCCTCTGTAAATAGTCGGTTATATATAGGTACAtgggtatgtatgtatataaaagatgTAATCACTTCGATTATGTAAACCAGCCTTGTTGAATCCTGACAGGAAAAATACGTGCGCTTGGAGTTGATTTGTGCTACGGTGACTATATCTGTGTAGTAAGAAAACCAGGACACAGGTGAAGTTATATGTTTTGCCGCCCTAGGGAATTATCGTTAGAATATCGAATCTGGTAACGAATCTGGTTAAAATCAATTGTGATCATCCTTCTGCTGGGAAGAGGATTTGTCTTAACCGACAAGTTTTAATACTATCCTTTAACACTTTGTAGGTTTTATTCATGGCTTTATTCAGCAGGACTCGActaggttgcacaatgaggcaTAACGGGCTGTCTCCAGTATGACTTTTCCTGCcattgttttgcaattttcatcagaTATTGTCAATAAGCGAACTAACAGCCCACGGGCGGTATCCTTTGCTGCTTATGCTAACCCAGGTAACCAGTAAACAtttccaatgctattcaaaagcaagccaataagaatttaacgtcctctttttttatacgtccaaaatttgaattaatgtcgtcGTCAAAAATCATTAGATGGCTTCataaaattcgaaataacgtcttttctttttactgtcgcgctgtcacctcattcacttTTGGCCATCATAGTAAGAAAtagtggtgtttagagctccttgcccTGACTAAAGCAAGGGGGAGAGAGCTCCTTCTTGAGGACAACCTTTGATCGCTGAGACAGTGATCGACGTATCTACCAATGAGGCTGTGATTTCCCTGCTTgacagcattgcttgaatccacctcattgtcggctgatcagttcctttattaaggagagccgtattaattgaagcGAAGGACGTGTTGTCGAAAGCACCTTCAATGTCAAgcaaagcacaaagtgccgtctcttgatattggAGCGACATTTCAATCAGCGTCACTAGGCAGtgaagtgcggtttccgtaaaTTTACCGCGTTGGTAAGTATGTTGATTGCCATGCAGAGGGGAGTTCTTTAAGAAGGCTAATTGGCCTGAAAGTTTTTAGCATGGCTTTATCTTTTTTgcctgccttaggtatgaacaccacccggACTTTCCGTTAGCTTGCCGGGACATGTCCCGACGTAAAGCTGacacgaaagaggttgatgagttcgGACGTTATAATCTCGTCTTATGCTAGCTGCCtttacatcttcatgtgaagaaggaagccgaACTCGGTGCACTAAGGGTAAACGTGTTGTAACACATTTGAGGGGGATCAAATTGGTCACCTACGCGTACTAAGGAAGTTCAAACTATCACCCCTAGTAACGACAATCTCTGACTGGATGGAGGCACGGCCTAACATTGATGTTTCGTACAGTGTAATTGATACAGATCGCACTGTATGGAACAATGGAGGGCCTGTTCTTCCATCCGGTACCACCTGCTTCTTTACAGATGGATCAAAAATTTAGACTTGCATAGGTTCCGGAGTCTACGTACCCGGAATGAAGGAAGCTCTTCCACTGGGAAATGGCCCACCGTTTTCAAGgcggaagtatatgcaatatacatctgccTCAAGATATTTGT harbors:
- the LOC128742679 gene encoding daxx-like protein, producing the protein MDPSSIIVLDSSDEESGEPKRRKLGGPPGQPAASAVNGGGQHRLKLPPEPGSNIKRIKPITIATNLSKESDNNNRPAVNENFASISYSDEWEKNLQKYQQIISDHERSRQLQQQQQQQSQLAKKKSPLSSVVEEEVGDRKTATPGSSTADSHSTSRSEKKKERKNDLERNPIGKEFGELLDACRKADSSPEMELLLQKKLIKYYECVHPDFINSKSFKKTLAAVTEEVLASPELVYLKLASIVEELNIRRKSRNSVMTNENVTSTGNEKKDNQIRRLNRALYILKKRIAKLEEMEVDFDEDINSAYMMEERYKKRAFEIYEKICDITGESKHAHRIVRKPVHFDGTHYPEFNRTIQTFVNRTNTFPDFFDVLKCLQHCNSQYGYRMKRDEMTKIAQDAFIKIGRLLQKRRKTDLYETVSYYTGAEKDPAVVDRKLLEKLEDNKKHYGKIGDIIDKFARVQDRDTDDEADAGGAASSHNSKPSSSKAGGIVPTKVKSAIVTSSSKDSGSRSTSPPASCPGTKSTNSPSESSASPTAGDKDANNSSSENKPEDEKIDADKSLEIVTPPDEVDDDEDDEEDEEEDEMLIKENVKPDTFDDIEISDDEELIVPTS
- the LOC128742281 gene encoding 40S ribosomal protein S21, which translates into the protein MENDAGEFVDLYCPRKCSSSNRIIHAKDHASIQINIVDVNPETGRMLETSKVYAICGEIRRMGESDDCIVRLAKKDGLLTKNY